A single Primulina eburnea isolate SZY01 chromosome 11, ASM2296580v1, whole genome shotgun sequence DNA region contains:
- the LOC140805209 gene encoding AMP deaminase-like isoform X1 has product MDAYSLHLAMAALFGASFVAVSAYYMHRKTLNQLLEFAKAIEKDKEEADEGLDAVERVKKYYPSRRSYGRRKANGGSYRRGSASLPDVASFSGAGGEVEEKRNGPVHIDYIPPGLPRLHTLPEGKSGGACSTMRAGHHSRPISPKSPVASVSAFESIEGSDDEDNLTDAAKLDTTYVHTNGSANLPDHIHTNGEQMPMATSSIIRSHSVSGDLHGVQPDPVAADILRKEPEQETFVRLRISPTETPSADEAEVYCNLQNCLEMRRGYVFREAVSPWEKEIISDPNTPKPIPNPFDHTPEGKSDHYFQMEDGVVHVYANKESEEKLYPVANATTFFTDLHHILKIIAAGNIRTLCHHRLVLLEQKFNLHLMLNADREFLAQKSAPHRDFYNVRKVDTHVHHSACMNQKHLLRFIKSKLRKEPDEVVIFRDGTYLTLKEVFESLDLTGYDLNVDLLDVHADKSTFHRFDKFNLKYNPCGQSRLREIFLKQDNLIQGRFLGELTKQVFSDLAASKYQMAEYRISIYGRKMSEWDQLASWIVNNDLYSENVVWLIQLPRLYNVYKEMGIVTSFQNILDNIFLPLFEVTVDPDSHPQLHVFLKQVVGLDLVDDESKPERRPTKHMPTPAQWTNIFNPAFSYYVYYCYANLYTLNKLRELKGMTTIKFRPHSGEAGDIDHLAATFLTSHNIAHGINLRKSPVLQYLYYLAQIGLAMSPLSNNSLFLDYHRNPFPTFFLRGLNVSLSTDDPLQIHLTKEPLVEEYSIAASVWKLSSCDLCEIARNSVYQSGFSHALKSHWIGKMYFKRGPDGNDIHRTNVPHIRLEFREMIWKEEMHQVYLGKANFPQFIDT; this is encoded by the exons ATGGATGCTTATTCGCTGCATCTGGCTATGGCGGCACTTTTTGGAGCGTCGTTTGTGGCGGTTTCGGCGTATTATATGCACCGTAAAACTTTGAATCAGCTATTGGAGTTCGCGAAGGCGATAGAGAAGGACAAAGAGGAGGCGGATGAAGGCTTGGACGCCGTGGAGCGTGTCAAGAAGTATTATCCGTCGAGGAGGAGCTACGGGAGGCGGAAGGCCAATGGCGGGAGCTATCGCCGTGGTTCAGCGTCTTTGCCTGACGTAGCTTCGTTTTCCGGTGCTGGTGGAGAGGTCGAGGAGAAGAGGAACGGTCCCGTGCACATTGATTATATCCCCCCGGGTTTGCCGAGGCTCCACACGCTTCCTGAAG GGAAATCTGGTGGCGCATGTTCAACAATGAGAGCAGGCCATCATTCTCGCCCCATTTCTCCCAAATCACCCGTTGCTAGTGTTAGCGCATTTGAGAGTATAGAAGGTTCAGACGACGAAGATAATTTGACTGATGCTGCTAAATTAGATACGACATATGTTCATACTAATGGAAGTGCG AATTTGCCAGATCATATCCATACAAACGGAGAACAGATGCCAATGGCTACATCAAGCATAATTCGCTCACATAGTGTATCTGGTGACCTTCATGGAGTTCAACCCGATCCTGTTGCTGCTGATATTCTGAGGAAAGAGCCAGAACAAGAAACTTTTGTGCGATTGAGAATTTCTCCAACAG AGACACCATCTGCTGATGAAGCAGAGGTTTACTGCAATCTTCAAAATTGTCTTGAAATGAGGAGAGGTTATGTTTTTAGAGAAGCTGTTTCTCCTTGGGAGAAGGAAATCATATCTGATCCTAATACCCCGAAGCCAATTCCAAACCCATTTGATCATACTCCAGAGGGGAAATCTGAT CACTATTTTCAGATGGAAGATGGAGTTGTTCATGTTTATGCAAATAAAGAAT CCGAAGAGAAACTTTATCCAGTTGCCAATGCTACCACATTTTTCACTGACTTGCATCATATCCTTAAAATTATTGCTGCTGGGAATATCAGAACACTTTGTCACCATAGGCTAGTTCTTCTAGAACAG AAATTCAACCTTCATCTGATGCTTAATGCGGACAGAGAATTCTTGGCTCAAAAAAGCGCACCACATCGAGATTTTTATAATGTGAGAAAAGTTGACACACATGTCCACCACTCCGCTTGCATGAACCAGAAACATCTTTTAAGGTTTATAAAGTCTAAGCTGAGGAAGGAGCCAGACGAG GTTGTTATTTTCAGAGATGGGACATATCTTACTTTGAAAGAGGTGTTTGAGAGTTTGGATTTGACTGG TTACGACCTGAATGTTGATCTATTAGATGTCCATGCTGATAAAAGCACCTTTCATCGCTTCGACAAGTTTAACTTGAAATACAATCCCTGTGGTCAGAGTAGACTAAGGGAGATCTTTTTGAAGCAGGATAATCTGATCCAAG GTCGATTCTTAGGTGAGCTAACTAAGCAAGTGTTCTCAGATTTGGCTGCAAGTAAATATCAA ATGGCTGAATATCGAATATCAATATATGGCAGAAAAATGAGCGAGTGGGATCAACTGGCAAGTTGGATTGTAAATAATGATTTGTATAGTGAAAATGTTGTCTGGTTGATTCAG CTCCCTAGGCTCTACAATGTGTACAAGGAGATGGGGATTGTCACCTCATTTCAAAACATCCTTGATAACATCTTTCTGCCTTTGTTTGAGGTGACTGTTGATCCGGATTCACATCCCCAGTTGCATGTGTTTTTAAAGCAG GTTGTTGGACTGGATCTTGTGGATGATGAAAGCAAACCTGAAAGACGGCCTACAAAACATATGCCTACACCTGCTCAGTGGACCAATATATTTAATCCTGCATTTTCGTACTATGTATACTACTGCTATGCTAACCTCTATACCCTGAACAAG CTTCGTGAGTTGAAGGGTATGACAACTATTAAGTTCCGGCCCCATTCTGGAGAG GCTGGTGATATAGATCATCTTGCGGCAACATTTCTCACATCTCATAATATTGCACACGGAATCAATCTGAGAAAATCTCCCGTCCTTCAATATCTGTACTACCTGGCCCAG ATTGGTTTGGCGATGTCTCCATTGAGCAACAACTCTCTATTTTTAGACTACCATCGAAATCCTTTTCCCACGTTCTTCTTGCGGGGTCTCAACGTGTCCCTCTCGACTGATGATCCATTACAGATCCACTTAACCAAAGAACCTTTGGTTGAAGAGTACAGTATAGCTGCTTCT GTTTGGAAGTTAAGTTCATGCGATTTATGTGAGATCGCTCGGAATTCAGTTTATCAGTCCGGTTTCTCACATGCTTTGAAG TCTCATTGGATTGGGAAGATGTACTTTAAACGAGGACCGGATGGAAATGACATACACAGGACAAATGTGCCTCATATTCGACTAGAATTCCGTGAGATG ATCTGGAAAGAGGAAATGCACCAGGTATATTTGGGCAAGGCAAACTTTCCCCAGTTTATTGACACATGA
- the LOC140805209 gene encoding AMP deaminase-like isoform X2, with amino-acid sequence MDAYSLHLAMAALFGASFVAVSAYYMHRKTLNQLLEFAKAIEKDKEEADEGLDAVERVKKYYPSRRSYGRRKANGGSYRRGSASLPDVASFSGAGGEVEEKRNGPVHIDYIPPGLPRLHTLPEGKSGGACSTMRAGHHSRPISPKSPVASVSAFESIEGSDDEDNLTDAAKLDTTYVHTNGSANLPDHIHTNGEQMPMATSSIIRSHSVSGDLHGVQPDPVAADILRKEPEQETFVRLRISPTETPSADEAEVYCNLQNCLEMRRGYVFREAVSPWEKEIISDPNTPKPIPNPFDHTPEGKSDHYFQMEDGVVHVYANKESEEKLYPVANATTFFTDLHHILKIIAAGNIRTLCHHRLVLLEQKFNLHLMLNADREFLAQKSAPHRDFYNVRKVDTHVHHSACMNQKHLLRFIKSKLRKEPDEVVIFRDGTYLTLKEVFESLDLTGYDLNVDLLDVHADKSTFHRFDKFNLKYNPCGQSRLREIFLKQDNLIQGRFLGELTKQVFSDLAASKYQMAEYRISIYGRKMSEWDQLASWIVNNDLYSENVVWLIQLPRLYNVYKEMGIVTSFQNILDNIFLPLFEVTVDPDSHPQLHVFLKQVVGLDLVDDESKPERRPTKHMPTPAQWTNIFNPAFSYYVYYCYANLYTLNKLRELKGMTTIKFRPHSGEAGDIDHLAATFLTSHNIAHGINLRKSPVLQYLYYLAQTTIEILFPRSSCGVSTCPSRLMIHYRST; translated from the exons ATGGATGCTTATTCGCTGCATCTGGCTATGGCGGCACTTTTTGGAGCGTCGTTTGTGGCGGTTTCGGCGTATTATATGCACCGTAAAACTTTGAATCAGCTATTGGAGTTCGCGAAGGCGATAGAGAAGGACAAAGAGGAGGCGGATGAAGGCTTGGACGCCGTGGAGCGTGTCAAGAAGTATTATCCGTCGAGGAGGAGCTACGGGAGGCGGAAGGCCAATGGCGGGAGCTATCGCCGTGGTTCAGCGTCTTTGCCTGACGTAGCTTCGTTTTCCGGTGCTGGTGGAGAGGTCGAGGAGAAGAGGAACGGTCCCGTGCACATTGATTATATCCCCCCGGGTTTGCCGAGGCTCCACACGCTTCCTGAAG GGAAATCTGGTGGCGCATGTTCAACAATGAGAGCAGGCCATCATTCTCGCCCCATTTCTCCCAAATCACCCGTTGCTAGTGTTAGCGCATTTGAGAGTATAGAAGGTTCAGACGACGAAGATAATTTGACTGATGCTGCTAAATTAGATACGACATATGTTCATACTAATGGAAGTGCG AATTTGCCAGATCATATCCATACAAACGGAGAACAGATGCCAATGGCTACATCAAGCATAATTCGCTCACATAGTGTATCTGGTGACCTTCATGGAGTTCAACCCGATCCTGTTGCTGCTGATATTCTGAGGAAAGAGCCAGAACAAGAAACTTTTGTGCGATTGAGAATTTCTCCAACAG AGACACCATCTGCTGATGAAGCAGAGGTTTACTGCAATCTTCAAAATTGTCTTGAAATGAGGAGAGGTTATGTTTTTAGAGAAGCTGTTTCTCCTTGGGAGAAGGAAATCATATCTGATCCTAATACCCCGAAGCCAATTCCAAACCCATTTGATCATACTCCAGAGGGGAAATCTGAT CACTATTTTCAGATGGAAGATGGAGTTGTTCATGTTTATGCAAATAAAGAAT CCGAAGAGAAACTTTATCCAGTTGCCAATGCTACCACATTTTTCACTGACTTGCATCATATCCTTAAAATTATTGCTGCTGGGAATATCAGAACACTTTGTCACCATAGGCTAGTTCTTCTAGAACAG AAATTCAACCTTCATCTGATGCTTAATGCGGACAGAGAATTCTTGGCTCAAAAAAGCGCACCACATCGAGATTTTTATAATGTGAGAAAAGTTGACACACATGTCCACCACTCCGCTTGCATGAACCAGAAACATCTTTTAAGGTTTATAAAGTCTAAGCTGAGGAAGGAGCCAGACGAG GTTGTTATTTTCAGAGATGGGACATATCTTACTTTGAAAGAGGTGTTTGAGAGTTTGGATTTGACTGG TTACGACCTGAATGTTGATCTATTAGATGTCCATGCTGATAAAAGCACCTTTCATCGCTTCGACAAGTTTAACTTGAAATACAATCCCTGTGGTCAGAGTAGACTAAGGGAGATCTTTTTGAAGCAGGATAATCTGATCCAAG GTCGATTCTTAGGTGAGCTAACTAAGCAAGTGTTCTCAGATTTGGCTGCAAGTAAATATCAA ATGGCTGAATATCGAATATCAATATATGGCAGAAAAATGAGCGAGTGGGATCAACTGGCAAGTTGGATTGTAAATAATGATTTGTATAGTGAAAATGTTGTCTGGTTGATTCAG CTCCCTAGGCTCTACAATGTGTACAAGGAGATGGGGATTGTCACCTCATTTCAAAACATCCTTGATAACATCTTTCTGCCTTTGTTTGAGGTGACTGTTGATCCGGATTCACATCCCCAGTTGCATGTGTTTTTAAAGCAG GTTGTTGGACTGGATCTTGTGGATGATGAAAGCAAACCTGAAAGACGGCCTACAAAACATATGCCTACACCTGCTCAGTGGACCAATATATTTAATCCTGCATTTTCGTACTATGTATACTACTGCTATGCTAACCTCTATACCCTGAACAAG CTTCGTGAGTTGAAGGGTATGACAACTATTAAGTTCCGGCCCCATTCTGGAGAG GCTGGTGATATAGATCATCTTGCGGCAACATTTCTCACATCTCATAATATTGCACACGGAATCAATCTGAGAAAATCTCCCGTCCTTCAATATCTGTACTACCTGGCCCAG ACTACCATCGAAATCCTTTTCCCACGTTCTTCTTGCGGGGTCTCAACGTGTCCCTCTCGACTGATGATCCATTACAGATCCACTTAA